acccggctgtttttgtattttagtagagatgggtttctccatattggtcaggctggtcttgaacacccaacctcaggtgactgcccaccttggcctccgaagtgctgggattataggcatgagccaccacacctggatgccatttatttatttatttgagagggagtctcactctgttgtccaggctgggtggagtgcagtggcgacatctcagctcactgcaacctctgtcttccaggttcaaacgattctcctgtctcagccgcccaagtagctgggattacaggcatgtgccaccatgcctggctaatttttgtatttttagtagaaatggggtttcaacatgttggcctctagtcttgaactcctgacctcaagtgatccgcctgcctcagcctcccaaagtgctgggattacaggcatgaaccaccgtgcctggccacaagtCCTTTATTACActgtatgttttacaaatattttctcccattgtgagcctttttatctttttgttttcttaatttttaatttttgatgaagTGCAATAATTGGCAGGATGGGTAGTTAGAAaattggcaaggatatggaatTGAAATACACTGGACCTAAAACACTTGACCCCACAAGAGCAGAATACATTCTCCTCaagcacacacacaacatttaccAAGAGAGATCATAGTCAGGGCTATGAAACAAACCCCGTTAACTTCAAAAGGATTCAagtggttttctcttttttgtgtgtttttgatacagggtcttactctgttgtccaggctggagtgcagtggcaggaacatggcttactgcagcctcaacctcctgggctcaagtgatcctcccacttcagctttcccagtagctgggactctaaaCCACTCCAGggtaatttttctgtagagacagggtcctgctgcattgccctggctcaagtgatcttcctgcttcagcttcccattgttgggagtacaggtgtgagccaccatgccccaggcaAGGACTCAGGTTACACAAAATATGTTCTGTGACCCCAGTGGAATtcaactagaaatcagtaacagaaagatctCTGGAAAATGCCCAAATATTTGGAAGCTAAATAACACACCTCCAAATAACTCATGagtcaaagaataaatcaaagggaaataagaaagtattttgaactgaatgaaaacacaacataacaAAATTTGTCAGGTATCACTCAACTTTTTAGACCTTGGAAATGCCTGACTGTCCCTCTTGCCTCTGGTCTTCTGCCGGGGGATTGCCCTTCCCGTCTTTGTTCACTGTGCTGAATCCTAAATGACACTGTCAACCTACAAAGAAATCCAGAGACAGACTCTCTAAAATAAATGGGATTTATTTGGGCATAGCATCTTATCTGGAATAATGCAACTGTGAGGATGGTTTGTGCTGAGTCCTGCCATCGGTCTGTCTGCAGACACGTCTTGTGCCGAGTCCTGCCATCGGTCTGTCTGCAGACACAGTCTTGTGCAGAGTCCCGTTCTTGGTCTGTTTGTACAAATGTCTTAAGTCCTGCTATTGGCCTGTCTGTAGGATGTTTTGTGCTAAGTCCTGCTATTGGCCTGTCTGTAGAAATGTCTTGCGCTAAGTCCTGTTACAGCAACGGGTACATGAGGGCTGCTTCATCACCTCCGTTTTATTAGAGTTTGACATAAGTGACTCCTTGCTGGTACCGGCAACATTCACAACTTTCTATGTGACTTCAGGGCCCTGCACCCTGAGCTGTCCCCTGGCCATTTTGCAGGACGACTATGAGACTGAGTTCCTTGAGCGGTAGGACCGGGTCTCATTCCCTCCCGAAACTCACCCGGGACAGCGACGGCCCATGCTACCCATTGCTGAATGACTGCATCCACTCTCCCAGCCAGTGTGCCAGTCCCCACCGAGCCTCGCTCTCAACCTCCCTGGCTGGCACAGGTGCCTTGCACAGACATCCAGTGGCACTAAAAGATTGCTGTGCTCTCAGCTTCCTCCACCTGCAGCCCTCACTGGCCCACCCAGCTGTCCTGTCTCTGCTCAGGATGAgatcatccacccacccacccccacccccaccctcctctcGGTCTCCATGGCCAGTTGATGGTCGTTCCCCCATGGTCTTCTCCAGACCCTCACTGGCCCCTTAGTTCACTATGATGACCTCACCTCTTGGGACTGCATGTGGGCATCTTTCCCTCAAACACATCTACATTTGCCTGACCAAGAATGTGGTTTCAAGGTGGGTCCCGTATCTGGCTCCAAATCCCCTCGTCAGATTAAAAAATTCCCCTGAATTCCCAGCTTgctaagaattcttttttttttttttttttttttttttttttttttttttgagacggagtttcgctcttgttacccaggctggagtgcaatggcgtgatctcggctcaccgcaacctccgcctcctgggttcaggcaattctcctgcctcagcctcctgagcagctgggattacaggcacacgccaccatgcccagctgattttttgtatttttagtagagacggggtttcaccatgtcgaccaggatggtctcgaactctcgacctcgtgatccacccgcctcggcctcccaaagtgctgggattacaggcttgagccaccgtgcccggccgggagGAATTCTTATTATAAATGTCTGTTGGGCGACTTCCTGAGTGCGTGTTCTGCAACCACTGAGATGGTCACATGGGTTTTACTCCTCTACTAATGTGAATTACACTCGTAGATACTCTGGCGTTGAAACCGCTTTGCAATTACGAATTAAATCCAGTGTGGCACTCTGCTAAACTTGGTTTATTATTATCGTTTAAAATCATGACATCGGTATTTGGTTTGTAAGTTCCTTCCCCTtacctagtttttcttcttttctagttttgCTATCAAAGTTAAATTTATGAAGTGTTCTCTGACTTCTCTGTTAGAATTTGTCTAAGTCTGGAATTACCTGTTCCGTTTCATGGAACTTCCCTGTAAAACTGTTGAGGGGAACATTAACTATTGACTCCATTTCATCAGTGATTACAACTCAGGCTTTCTGTTAGTCAGTTTTGgagatttttcttccatttacttTGAGTTGTTAAGTAGCACACTTAGTTTATCTTTGGCCCTCAAAAATACGGACACACatgccaagcgtggtggctcacacctgtaatcccagcactttgggaggccgaggcaggcagatcacaaggtcaagaaattgagaccatcctggccaacatggtgaaaccctgtctctactaaaaatacacaaataagctgggcgtggttatgcacgcctgtagtcccagctgctctggaggctgaggcaggagaaccgcttgaactcgggaggtggaggttgcagtgagccgaaattgcaccactgcactgcagactggcgacagagtgagactcgtcttaaaataaaaatatagagacaTGCAGCACACGTGTGTGAACGGCACTATTTGTCTACCTGTAGACGCACATGCATTTAGGGAACACGAGTTGTTTTTTGGGCAGGTTTGGCTCTGTtccacaaatgtcttctttttgagacagagtctcactgtcatccaggctggagcgcagtggcgcaatctcggctcactgcaacctccacctcccaggttcaagcaattctcctgcatcagcctccccagtagctgggactacaggacaggcacgtgccaccacacccggctaatatttgtattcttttgttttttcttcagaaGTGAAAGGTCTCACATATTTATTACTGAGCCCAGGCAAccgaaacctttttttttttttttttcaacatgaaTAATGGAAGCACTGTGGGTTGTACTAATGCCCTCATAACAGATACAGAAACTGTTCAAACTTCTCCAGATAGCGGTGACATTTGTCAGCTTGATTTGGTAACACGGTTGTGACCTCCAGGCAGCGTCAGCATGCCAACGCATGTGTAATTTCTTACAGACCAAGCTTGGTTCTTCTCCAGCATCTCCTTTTGGAGTTGTACCTgattttattaccagttttcatCCGAATCCACTGGGAAATGGGACGATTTTGCTTTTGCTTGTTGGCCAGGAATCGCTGAATCTGGAAAGTCTTATGAGAAGACATGGCGAGAAACGGAGTAAAGCACTCGCCACGATGGTGAACGGGACAGAGAAGGAAGGCAGACGCTAATAttggtatttttaggagagatgagggttcgccatgttggccaggctgatctccaactcctgacctcaagtgatccacccacctccaccctgtaaagtgctgggattacaggcgtgagccaccacaccaggccatgCTTCACAAATGTTAATATACagtattttcattatcttttagTCCCAAATATTTCTAACATCCATTAGGCATTCTTTACCTCATAGAGGTAACTTACaagtctgttttaaaaattccaactatgaaattctaaaaattaaaataagttgtttttgagatggagtttcactcttgttgcctgggctggagtgcagtggcatgatcttggctcactacaccctctgcctcccagattcaagcaattctcctgtcccagcctcccgagtagctgggattacaggattgtgccaccatgcctggctaatttttgtatttttagtagagatggagtttctctatgttggtcaggctggtcttgaaccctcgacttcaggtgatccacccacctcggcctcccaaagtgctgggattacaggtgtgacccaccgcaccTGGTCTACCTCGAAACTTGTTTAATGACAATGGGATATGGCCAGATGATGATACTGATTCCTTGAAATATCTTAAGACTTCTTTTCAGATCCTGTTGTGTCTGTCCCTTAGATGAAGCTCACACGCATCTGACGTTTGATCTTTCAGTGCTTTTCCATCTCAGTCTACTGTCTCATAACAGACACGCAGCTCCCTTTCGGTTACAATCTTTGTCTCATAACCGGAGAccaaagaattttatttacaGCTTTATCATCCATATACCACTGAAATTCACCTGAGCTGATTCAGCCTGCATTCATCCGACTGCCTGTAGCTTTGGCTTTAATTCTTCCATCACACTATCTTCCATTTGCCTCACGCtctctagtttcattctttcttttttcctttggccaATGCACGTGGCCCAACTCACATGCATGGACTCTGGGAAGGTAcagctccctgcctccctctcaatTCTGAGcagtgaagaagagaaaggaatgagaCCCCCACAGGCAGAAGCCAAGAGAGGGGGGCAGGAGCCATGGCGTTCTGCCCCAGGATGCCCCATGCCGGGACATGCTCCTGCCACTCCCGAGTGCCAGGTGCCCATACGCTCCACCTCAGGGCCGTCCTTGTGAGCTGTGAGCTAAGGTGGCCTGGCAATAGAGGCCACCCTCTTCCGTGCTGTGGCTCCTGCGAACACAGGCAGGGGAGAAGAGGCATCGactgcccacccccaccacccctccTCCCTGACCCTGCAAACTTCGGGGAAGCCTTCAGGCCCGGGAAAGACCGGGCCCCAGTCTGGCTCCCCCTTTCCCTGGGTCTGAAGGCCCCGGGCCCCATTTTCAAGGATGACGCTGAAACATCCCCACAACTCAGCAGAGCACGACTCTGTCCCCTTCACACGGAGGGGCCACCATGAAGGACTCAGAGGGTCCCCGGGAGCCTCCCAGGCGGGAAAGGCTCAGGCCAGGCCCGCGCGCTCCAGGTCCTGCGGCAGGATGCGGCCCTTCCTGCGGGCCTTGAGCAGGCGTTGCTCGGCGCGGGCCGCCTTCTTCCTGCGCAGGTTCTGCCGCCGCCGGTCCTGGCGCTGCCGCATCTTCTCCACCACGCCAGCCGTGCGCTTCTCCCACCGGCGCCGCCGCTGCGCCCTGCGCTTCTCCTTGCGCTTCAGGGCCTCCTGCAGCAGGCGCTCGTCGTCCCGGACCTTCACGCCCTCCGCCTTGTACAGGAGGCTGGTCCACTTCATCTTGGCCTCCAGCTCCCGCGCCTTCCCCTCGTCCTGGCCGCGCAGCTCGTCCAGCCGGCTCTGCCGCGCCCGCAGGCGCTCCAGCAGCTGCCGGTAGTTCCTCCCGGTCAGCGGCGCGAGGTTCCCCTTCACCCTCcgcctcttctccttcctgcgCTGCGCCCTGCTGGCCGGCTCGTCTTCACGCACCTCCACCTGGGAAGGCGACACGACGGCAGCTCTCGCCAGCCCCGCACCCCATGGGCCCTGCGCTGTCCCTGTCGCCACCTTACAGACGTCATGGGGTCTGTGGGGAGGTCACGAAGCTAACAAAGGGCAAGGCTGAGGCCCGAGGCGGACCCGGCCACCCGGGGCCCGGGCTTCCACTCACCTTATTGAAGATCAGCCCCGCCGGCTCCCGAGGCGCCCCGACGGCCCCCTCCGGAACCGGCTCCACGGGCTCCTGGGCCTCCGCGGCCTCCTCGGCCTTCCTGGCCTTCTCTTTCGCCCGCAGCTCCTTTCGCTTCCTCTTCTTCCGGTCCCGTTCCTGCTTTCTCCGCTGCCTTTTCTCCAGGGCAGCAGGGGACAGCTCCGCGGCACTGCCCTGTGGGAAACAGGCGCTGGCTCATCAAAGTTCTCTGGACCCCGGGGTCCCCAAGCCTGGCCCATGGTCGACAAGAATCAGGGCTGGAAGACAGGTGAGGAAATCCTCACGCCGAACAAGGGGCCCACTGAGTTCAGAGTTCCACAGCGGGAATGGTGCTCCCCAAAATGCAAATGACCCCAAAAGGGAGAAGGGACCCCCAAAATTAAGAATCACAGCTGccaacggccgggcgtggtggctcaagcctgtaatcccagcactttgggaggccgaggcgggtggatcacgaggtcgagagatcgagaccatcctggtcaacatggtgaaaccccgtctctactaaaaatacaaaaaaaaaaaaaaaaaaaaaaaaaaaaaaagaatcacagctGCCAATTCCCAGGCAGTTATCAAGTGCCGGGATACGTTACGAACATGGTTTCACCTGTCACACAGCGTTTTATGGATGAGGAGGGTCGAGACCACTGCCTAGAACTCTGGGAGTTGGGGACTGAACACCCAGGCACCTGTCCCGACTCCTACCCGCTCTGCTCATGAGCTTCCCAAACGAAGCTCTCCCCAGTGGCCTTTCTCCTCCCCAGGCCAACAAGAGCACTACACCAGCCTGAAGGAGACCTGCGCTACGAGAATGGGGGCCGCGAGCCTCTCGGGAACCACACACCGCACCTCGGGATGGCAGAGGAGAGAAGTGGGGACTGTCCCCACACAGCACGAGGCTTTAAGGAAGGGCCCCAGGGAAAGGGTGGGTACGGCGGGCACCACCATTCAGCACAAAGAGCTGCACTGGCACTCCGTGTGCCTGGCCACTCAGCTCAGGTCCCTCTCAACTCACAGGACTATCGCGGCATGCAGAGAAACAGACACGGGAGGGGCCCATCGCAGTGTCGTGCTCAGCAAAGGTAGCCTCCCAGAAGGAAGGAGGCTGATGACGCTAGGGACTGAGGTTCTCCAAGAAACGAGCAACTGCTCTCCCCGGGCCCAGCTGTGGGGCCCAGGCAGGGTCACTGCAGAGGGAGAACAGGGCTGCAGCTCCTGCTGACAGCCGACCCCAGGGAGAACACAGGCAGGGCAGAGACAGCGCTCCAGCACGCCTGCCCGCCTACCTGGCCCCGGGCCTCCTGGATCTTCTCATGCAGTCGCTGTCGCAGAACATCCAGGGCAAACAGAGACTCAGGCTGTGTGGCCGGGCCACCTGCAGGGAAGGAGCCAGGACTGCAGGGGGCGCTCTCTcgcccttccttccctccctagGGCCCAGCACCCCTGTCCCACTGCGGCCACTCATGGATCTGCAGGACAATTCCCGTAAATTCTACGCCACCGCTTCCACCTGGACTGGTTCCTACAGCATCCTCCAGGATAGGAAACTGAGCGCCTCTCCAGGTAGGTCAATGTGCGGAGAAAACACTTCCTAGGGCACAAGCCAAACACCTCCTCCAAATTCTGCAGCCTGGGCCCCTGAACAAGTTGGCTCTCACGACACCCCTGCAGAGACCCGAGGGCAGTGCAGCTCTTCAAGCCAAGCTGCTCCAGGTGCTCAGAGAGACACAACGTCACCCCCTGCCATTCTGCTCGCCATGTGGCTTGGAACACCATACAGTTCCTTCGGTCCCATCCACGCTAGTGCGCCTGTGAGCTTCTCTTGGGGAAATCTCCTGCTATCCCTGTGGGCCtcaggctgctttttttttttttttattttttaagagcagAGGGGACCAAGCCCaagccagccctgccctgcacagAACCAACACGGCCTGAAGCCTCTCACCTGCGGGGGTCTGTGCTGAGCTGGAAGCTGAAACTGCTTCCCCTTGGTCGGCCTCAGGCTTCCTGGCCCCAGAGGCTGCGGGCGACTTCTCCCCCAAGGACTTGGCCTTGCGCTCGGCAGCCTTTTCTTCTCGCTCCCggaatttcttttgtgttttcttccttttctttttcggGGGCCCTGCAGTTTCTGGGCCTTGAGTTTTGCCAGCTAAAATGTAAAATGCGAAAGAGTCGCTGTCACAACCCTGTGGCACATTCAACAGGCAAGAAAGGCTCACCAAGGCCTTGATCCCAGTAGGAGGCAGAAAGAGGATCAGGACTAGGGGCCAGAGACACTGAGCGGAGgtcgaggggggcggatcactcgagtccagaagttcaagaccagcctgggcaacaaggcgaaaccccgtctccactaaaaatacaaaaatcagccaggcgtggtggagtgCGCCTGTattcccggctactcgggaggctgaggcagaattgcttgaacccgggagtcggaggctgcaatgagcccagatcgcgccactacactccagcctgggcggcagagcgagattctgtctcaaaaaaagaaaaaaaaaaaaaagaaagaaaatggcggTAGTTTCACATGTCACGGAGATTTTTTTCTAGTACTTCACAGACCCGACTACACGGACCGCGGCCGCGTCCCCCCTTCGCAGCCCCCCGAGTCCCGGCCCTGCGCATTACCCCGCGTGCGCGCCTGCGGCTGCGGGCCCGGCCGGGCGCAGATCTTCCTGGCCAGGCTCTGCAGGTAGGCGTCCTTGGCGAGCAGCGAGGCCATCGCGGAGGTCCGGGCAGTCCGCGACTCACACCGtccccgcggcggcggcggccaccctccccacccccgccggAAACCACCGCACGTGCAGGCGCCGCCAGACGAGCGCCGAGCCGCCAGCCCGCGCGCTCGATTAGTCAGGCCTGGCTCCTCCGGAAGCGGCGCGCGGGGCGGGCGCACAGCATTGTGGGCCGAGGGCAGCCGACCTCCGCCCGGAGTCGCTACAGCCCGAGATCCCGATTTCCGGCCTCGggggctccacctcctgggcccctCACGTGTCCCTGCgcccccctcacccccacccctggcaCAGCAGGCGCGCTGCAGTAGGGGCGAAATAAATGAATGACCGCCagtatattcattcattccttaagGGGCCTCAGGTCTCCGGCGGACGCGGACTGAACGCCTGACACGTGGCAGGCCTTAGGTTCAGTCCCACCGGACACAAGCCGTGTGTCACACACAGGTGTTCTCGGCCAGTGTCTGCCCTATAGGTAACTGATAAGCCGGGCGAGCGTGGGATCGTCAGGTGAGGGGAGCGGCCGGGAAAGCCCCAGGGGAAAGGGAGAAGGGTTGGCTGGGAGGGAGCCAGCCTGTTCAAGGAAGACCCTGGGCAATGTTTTGCTCAGAAAAATATTACTACACACCACTATTTTTATCACAGGACCAGGCCTTTATAAGAACTCACCTGGGGCAGGAGAAAAGAGAAGTCATGGCCTGAGGCTTGGGACCCCCCATACCCCAATTCCTGCACAGGAAAATTACAGGCTCGTTAAGGACCCAGAGCCCCTTCCAGGGCAACCCTGTTGGTGAAGGGAGAACTTGGAAGTCTTAAATTACAATTGAAAAGGTGGCtgctaatatatgtatattagaaaCAGTGAGAACTAAACTTCCTTTCCCTAACTTCTTCCATGAGGCCAGTTAAAAAATGGTTTTGGGgccaggcgcattggctcacgcctgtaatcccagcactttgggaggccgaggcgggtggatcacgaggtcaagagatcgagaccatccttctcaacatggtgaaaccccgtctctactaaaaatacaaaaaattagctgggcatggtggcgcgtgcgtgtaatcccagctactcaggaggctgaggcaggagaattgcctgaacccaggaggcggaggttgcggtgagccaagatcgcgccattgcactccagcctgggtaacaagaacgaaactgtctcaagaaaaaaacaaattgtagccgggcgcggtggctcaagcctgtaatcccagc
The sequence above is a segment of the Saimiri boliviensis isolate mSaiBol1 chromosome 2, mSaiBol1.pri, whole genome shotgun sequence genome. Coding sequences within it:
- the LOC120360689 gene encoding surfeit locus protein 6-like isoform X1, producing the protein MASLLAKDAYLQSLARKICARPGPQPQARTRAGKTQGPETAGPPKKKRKKTQKKFREREEKAAERKAKSLGEKSPAASGARKPEADQGEAVSASSSAQTPAGGPATQPESLFALDVLRQRLHEKIQEARGQGSAAELSPAALEKRQRRKQERDRKKRKRKELRAKEKARKAEEAAEAQEPVEPVPEGAVGAPREPAGLIFNKVEVREDEPASRAQRRKEKRRRVKGNLAPLTGRNYRQLLERLRARQSRLDELRGQDEGKARELEAKMKWTSLLYKAEGVKVRDDERLLQEALKRKEKRRAQRRRRWEKRTAGVVEKMRQRQDRRRQNLRRKKAARAEQRLLKARRKGRILPQDLERAGLA
- the LOC120360689 gene encoding surfeit locus protein 6-like isoform X2; protein product: MASLLAKDAYLQSLARKICARPGPQPQARTRAGKTQGPETAGPPKKKRKKTQKKFREREEKAAERKAKSLGEKSPAASGARKPEADQGEAVSASSSAQTPAGGPATQPESLFALDVLRQRLHEKIQEARGQGSAAELSPAALEKRQRRKQERDRKKRKRKELRAKEKARKAEEAAEAQEPVEPVPEGAVGAPREPAGLIFNKLSVDGFSRVSQKQRGHSVSRGFLAMRPVPPATERPCLPHENSEKIVEDLPGKVSINLDPEQWENWDGRKGHSRKEELAGRGGSHLQSQHFERLRQADHLRLGVEEHCLPCPQGSLVEDTFSL